The proteins below are encoded in one region of Arenibacter algicola:
- a CDS encoding xanthine dehydrogenase family protein molybdopterin-binding subunit, whose translation MTRIKTQYNRRSFIKVSAAAGGGMLIGFSWLNGCKPNTPEPEPGVAMPKEWFEINGYIKIGDTGLVTIYSPNPEIGQNVRTSMPMIVAEELDVPWKNVVVEQAPLNTGWYQNQFAGGSLSIRLSWNALRMAGATGRRMLMEAAAKEWGVQVSDLNASNGVIKENTGERTVTYGEIASKAVGIEVPKEVELKGVKDFKLIGTSIKNVDGKKIVTGQPLFGLDFHRDGMQLAMIQHPPAFGMTIKDFNEAEIKSMPGVEDAFIVDTTVEEPGGFDEKGFKQLIAIVGDSTWELMQAKKALKANWETTGELESSEMHLKRLEKALVSGQVMESRKDGNPEAAFKKAAKIIERTYSAPFIAHNTLEPMNFFANVTADSAELIGPTQTPEALEGSVAKLLNLPLENVTVNMTRIGGGFGRRLYVHFGVEAAAISKKIGAPVKLIYSREDDMTQGTYRPTYRSVYKAGLDENNNLIAFTVKGAGLPEGPVFPNRFPAGAVENYSAEKIKAPTNVTTGAWRAPRSNFTAGAEQAFLDEVAEAAGKDPIDFRLELFDRAIKDPVGEKHEYEAERYAGVLKLVKEKSNWGTTKPNVHRGVAAYFCHSTYVAEVFDMVLNNGQPIVEKVWCAVDCGIVVNKDAAKNMIQGGVIDGIGHSMYSQLTFENGAPNQMNFDKYQLIRHSQAPKEIEVFFVENEIDPTGLGEPGLPPAIGALANALYKATGQRHYHQPFVTEKQVVG comes from the coding sequence ATGACACGGATAAAAACTCAATATAATCGTCGTTCCTTCATAAAGGTTTCAGCCGCCGCCGGTGGTGGTATGCTAATAGGTTTTAGTTGGCTTAACGGCTGCAAGCCAAATACACCGGAACCGGAGCCCGGAGTGGCAATGCCTAAAGAATGGTTCGAAATCAACGGATATATCAAAATTGGGGATACGGGTTTAGTTACCATTTATTCTCCCAATCCGGAAATAGGACAAAATGTGCGGACTTCAATGCCGATGATAGTAGCTGAAGAATTGGATGTGCCTTGGAAAAATGTCGTGGTTGAACAAGCACCCCTAAACACAGGATGGTACCAGAATCAATTTGCAGGCGGAAGTTTGTCAATTCGTTTAAGCTGGAATGCACTGCGAATGGCTGGTGCTACGGGCAGAAGAATGTTAATGGAAGCTGCAGCAAAAGAATGGGGTGTTCAGGTGTCGGATTTGAACGCTAGCAATGGAGTAATTAAAGAGAACACTGGAGAACGAACTGTTACCTATGGAGAGATAGCCTCCAAAGCTGTAGGAATTGAAGTCCCTAAGGAAGTGGAACTTAAAGGAGTCAAAGACTTCAAATTAATCGGTACAAGTATCAAGAATGTAGATGGGAAGAAAATAGTTACGGGCCAACCCCTATTTGGACTTGATTTCCATAGGGATGGTATGCAACTGGCCATGATACAGCACCCTCCGGCATTTGGCATGACGATAAAAGACTTTAACGAAGCAGAGATAAAAAGTATGCCTGGGGTCGAGGATGCCTTTATTGTTGATACCACTGTTGAAGAACCTGGTGGGTTCGACGAAAAAGGTTTTAAACAATTAATTGCTATAGTAGGCGATTCTACCTGGGAATTAATGCAGGCCAAAAAGGCCTTGAAAGCTAACTGGGAAACTACCGGAGAGTTGGAAAGTTCCGAAATGCATTTAAAAAGACTGGAAAAAGCCTTGGTATCCGGGCAGGTAATGGAAAGTAGAAAGGATGGAAATCCGGAAGCCGCCTTTAAAAAAGCCGCTAAAATTATAGAACGAACATATAGTGCCCCATTCATTGCCCACAATACCTTGGAACCCATGAACTTTTTTGCCAATGTTACGGCAGATTCGGCAGAACTTATTGGTCCAACACAAACACCAGAAGCCCTAGAAGGTTCGGTAGCCAAATTATTAAACCTGCCGCTGGAAAATGTAACCGTAAATATGACCCGTATAGGCGGGGGTTTTGGGAGAAGGCTTTATGTACATTTTGGAGTTGAAGCAGCTGCCATTTCCAAAAAAATAGGGGCTCCCGTTAAACTTATATATAGCAGGGAGGATGATATGACGCAGGGAACCTATCGCCCTACCTATCGTTCTGTCTATAAAGCAGGTCTCGATGAGAACAATAATCTAATCGCTTTCACCGTAAAGGGTGCCGGATTACCCGAAGGTCCTGTATTTCCAAACCGATTCCCAGCTGGGGCAGTTGAAAATTATTCGGCCGAAAAAATCAAGGCGCCAACCAATGTTACCACAGGGGCCTGGCGGGCACCAAGATCCAATTTTACCGCAGGTGCCGAACAAGCATTTCTTGACGAAGTGGCGGAAGCAGCGGGCAAGGATCCTATAGATTTTCGTTTGGAATTGTTTGATCGTGCTATTAAAGACCCCGTAGGGGAAAAACATGAATACGAAGCAGAACGCTACGCAGGAGTTTTAAAACTGGTCAAGGAAAAATCCAATTGGGGAACAACAAAACCCAATGTTCATCGTGGAGTAGCTGCCTATTTTTGCCATTCTACCTATGTTGCCGAAGTATTTGATATGGTCCTCAACAATGGACAGCCAATTGTGGAAAAGGTATGGTGTGCCGTAGATTGCGGTATTGTGGTAAATAAAGATGCAGCTAAGAATATGATTCAAGGTGGTGTTATTGATGGTATTGGACATTCCATGTATAGCCAACTGACCTTCGAAAATGGGGCACCCAACCAAATGAATTTTGACAAATATCAGTTGATCCGACATTCGCAGGCGCCGAAGGAAATTGAGGTTTTCTTCGTTGAAAATGAAATAGACCCAACTGGACTGGGAGAGCCTGGCCTGCCGCCTGCTATAGGGGCTTTGGCCAATGCCCTGTACAAAGCAACGGGACAGCGGCACTATCATCAGCCTTTTGTAACCGAAAAACAAGTAGTGGGATAA
- a CDS encoding (2Fe-2S)-binding protein: MANFNLKINGKTEQLDVDPTTPMLWVLRDHLKLVGTKYGCGISQCGACTIHLDDNAVRSCQLPISAVGDQNITTIEGLSEKGDHPVQLAWMEEDVYQCGYCQAGQIMNASAFLKKNPNPTDEEIEGAMNGNICRCGTYTRIKKAIKTAADSKIA; this comes from the coding sequence ATGGCAAATTTCAATCTTAAAATCAACGGGAAAACCGAGCAATTGGATGTTGACCCCACTACACCCATGCTTTGGGTATTGCGAGACCATCTAAAATTGGTCGGTACAAAATACGGTTGCGGCATCTCACAATGCGGTGCATGTACCATACACCTTGATGATAATGCCGTACGCTCCTGCCAATTGCCCATTTCGGCAGTAGGAGATCAAAATATTACTACCATCGAGGGCCTATCCGAAAAAGGCGACCATCCGGTGCAACTGGCATGGATGGAAGAAGATGTGTATCAATGTGGATATTGTCAGGCTGGACAGATCATGAACGCTAGTGCTTTCCTTAAAAAGAATCCGAATCCCACCGATGAGGAAATCGAAGGAGCTATGAACGGAAATATTTGTCGTTGCGGCACGTATACCCGCATTAAGAAAGCTATCAAGACTGCTGCAGATTCTAAAATCGCTTAA
- a CDS encoding MCP four helix bundle domain-containing protein, with translation MYKKLTLKQRLNTGFILAIAFLLVLTSNVLNSRNFSTADHTVNSVFEDRVVALEYIYRLNNLFHQKELEMTSAEGNAAHDANGRSITELLENFSKTKLTPNEAVHFELLKENYNELQSLENGWSKTQVSAEMGPSKEFSALFTKISNNLDKLSKVQLSEGRQLTYLSNKALSMNLLLSKLQVAFLIVIGLLMVLIIFHGEKPFIRMIGKDA, from the coding sequence ATGTATAAAAAACTGACCTTAAAACAGCGTCTTAATACTGGTTTTATCTTGGCAATAGCATTTTTATTGGTGCTTACATCCAATGTATTAAACAGTAGAAACTTCTCTACTGCGGACCATACCGTGAATTCAGTTTTTGAAGATCGGGTGGTCGCCCTTGAGTACATCTATAGACTTAACAACCTTTTTCACCAGAAAGAGTTGGAGATGACCTCAGCAGAAGGGAATGCAGCCCATGATGCTAATGGTAGAAGTATTACGGAACTTCTGGAGAATTTTTCTAAAACTAAATTAACACCCAATGAAGCGGTCCATTTTGAACTGCTTAAGGAAAACTATAATGAATTACAATCCTTGGAAAATGGATGGTCTAAGACACAAGTATCTGCGGAAATGGGACCTTCAAAAGAATTCAGTGCACTATTTACAAAAATTAGCAACAATCTTGATAAACTTTCCAAAGTGCAGCTTTCTGAAGGGCGTCAGTTGACCTATTTATCCAATAAGGCATTAAGTATGAACCTATTACTTTCTAAACTTCAAGTTGCATTTTTAATTGTCATAGGTCTTCTGATGGTACTCATTATTTTTCACGGGGAAAAACCGTTTATAAGGATGATTGGTAAGGATGCTTAA